In the genome of Chitinophagaceae bacterium, the window TCATAAAAGACAATTAAGCCGGAATAAACTTCCCCTTCTTTATTTCTCAACGGAATAAAATAAACTTTATAAAAATAGTCTTTCAATAAAATTTCTATCTGAAAGCTATTTCCATCAAGAGTTTGCCTGTGATAATCGAACCATTCTTCTATAGGATAAGGATCAAAGGCCTCTTTTACCGGTTTATTTATTGGTATGACTTCGTTTTTGTTAAAAATTCTGCTGAGCGCCTGGCCTTCCATTAATTTATAGATAAAGTCCTTATTAAACATTAAAACGGCTAAATCAGGTAAGGTGCCGGCCAAAACCCGATAACGACTTTCACTTTTTTCAATATTATCTAATGCCAGTTTCAAATCAGTGATATCTCTGGCTTCTAATATGAGTAATACAATTTCTTGTTTTTCATCTGTAACGGGTTTAATGGAGAAATCGAGCACTCTTTCCAGTCCGTCCCTGTCTATTACAGGGATTTCCATTCTTACTACTTCTCCTTTTAGAGCTGTATGCACTGCCTTTTGAATTTTATTTGCGTTCAGCGCTTCACCGGTCCAGCAAGGCAGGTTCCACAAAGATTTGTCATGGATTTCGTTATAGCTGAGATTGAAATAGTCCAGTCCGGTTTGATTCAGTTCTACTATAATACCATCGAGGTTTATAATTCCCATGAGCTGGAATGATTGATTAAATACCCCCTCCAGTTTTTGTTTATTTTCCAGCAGTGCCTGCTCTGCAATTTTTCGTTTGGTGATGTCTGTAAAGGTTATTACAATCTCATTATATTTTTTAACTGCATTGACTGTTAACCAAATGCCGGAATACTCATACTCGAGTTCTTCATAGTCAACAGATATCCAAACCCGAGACAGCTGTTTATGTAATTTCTCCAGATTCATGCTTAGCATCAGATCCCGAAAATCCATGCCCATCACTATTTTTTCATCTAAAGCTAAAATCTGAAGTGCTGTTTCATTGGCCAATACTAATTTATAATTATCATCCTCATTTTTTGAGGATCTTCTGAAAGCAATGATTCCGCTTGATGAACTATCTAACACTCCCCTGAGCAATTTTCTGGTTTGTTCTTTCTCTATTGCCTCATTATTTAATTCATCAATAATTCTGAGCTCATTTTTATGTGTTTGTAAGTAATTCAATGCCAGACCCATAAAAGGTATCAGGTAGGATAAATTTTTGAGATAATGAGCTATAAAAAAATGGTTGTCGTAAATTATATGAGATCCGAAAGCCATGTGAATCTGTGCAAATATTGCCGGAATGAGGCTCAGGAAGAGCATATTAGAAAAAGTAGATGGAAACTTTTTGATAAAAATCGGAAAAATAAATACTAATCCTATTATATAAAGTCCCATGGGAATTAACTCAAAGGGTTGCGGTATAAATCTACCGGGGAATAACTGGGTTGGGATTATCCTATTTACAAAAACAAACAGTATTGTCATTGTAGCCAGCAAAACAAAAATAATACTTATATAACTAACATAACTTTTTCTGGTGAGGCCTTCAATCTCTTTATTTTTTGAAGGAGAAATGCGTATCAGGAAGATACTGACTCCAAATGTGATAATAAAAGCATGGAACATGCGGGAAAAAAACCAGGTAAAAGTGATTAACTGAGCTTCCTGACCAACAGCAAATTGTATCCATCCGCCTGCAACCAAAAGATGAATAACATCCAGGCATCCGGCGCAAAACAAGGCAACGCCCATAATTGGGGTGCTGACATCCTTTTGAATACCAAAATCAACAAAAGACAAAACCACTGAAAGAAATGCTATTGTAATTGCAATGGTAACTAAAATAAGATGGATATAGCGGCCGCTTAAATATTCATCATATAAAGTAGTATATTCTGAAAATGTAACTGACCTGTCTATGTCAGGAGAAAAAGGAATTAAAATACGTCCTAAATCAATTCCAAACAGATTTATCAGTGAAGGCAGAAAAGTAAGAAACAAGGTAACGACTATCAGTATCAGTGTTGTATTATTTTTCCCGATAAATAAGCGTTCCAAAAACCTGCTTTTCATATTTTCATCACTGTTAGTTAATCTTCGAACTTCTTTAATTTATTATACAAAGTTTTTCTATCGATATTGAGCATTTTTGCAGCTTTACTTTTGTTGTAATCTACTTTTTTCAGAACACCTATTATCGTGTGGTATTCAGCATCTCTGGCTGCTCTTTTTAATTTCATATCCGGATTTCCGTCTTGTTGATCCAAAATGGTTTCTTCTTCAAAAGCAAAACGGGAAGCATTGGAAATTTCATTTGGTAAAGTCTTTGCCTGAACTTTATTTCCTTCACTAAGCAAAGCCGCTCTTTTAATAATATTTCTTAATTCTCTCAAATTTCCGGGCCATTTATAATCCATAAAGGCTTTGACAACATCCTTTTCAAAACCGGTGATATTCTTATCCAGTTCGGCATTTACCTGCTCTAAAAAAAAGTGGGCAAAATCCATAATATCTTCTGTTCTATGGCGCAAAGGGGGTATTGCGATACTAAATTCATTGAATCGGTAATATAAGTCTTCCCGAAACTCTCCTTTGGTAACAGCTTTCATCAAATCTTCATTGGTCGCCACAATGATACGAATATCTACATCGATTTCTTTGTTGCTGCCTATAGGCTTAACTTTTCTTTCCTGAACAACACGCAATAAAGACATCTGCACTTCATAACTCAGGTTTGCAATTTCATCTAAGAATAAAGTACCTCCATTTGCTAATTCAAAGTGACCTGTTTTAGCTTTCATTGCTCCGGTAAATGATCCTTTTTCATGTCCAAAAAGTTCGCTACCTGCCAGATCTTTAGAAATTGCACCGCAATCCATTGCTATAAATGGTGCATCTTTACGTTTGCTTAGATTGTGAATATTTTTTGCCAGTACTTCTTTACCGGTCCCGCTCTCTCCATTCAAAATAACGCTATAATCTGTTGGGGCAACCAACTCTACTTGCTTATAAAGCTCTCTGGACAATTTACCTTTACCTCTTAAAAATTTATCTCTGCCATTTTGAGTAATCTTTTTCTTCTTAAGAGTCTTTTCTATAACAACTTTATTTTGATTCAGGCCTTTTTGAACAATCGCCCAAATTTCCTCCGGTAAGAGAGGTTTGGTAATGTAATCCATAGCACCAAGCTTAACAACACTTACCGCAGTTTTGATATCTGAATATCCGGTAATTATAACTACCGGCACCTCAGGCTTCAAATCTTTAAACTTTTTAAGCAGCTCAGCCCCGTTTACATCTCCCAGCCTGAAATCCAGTAATACAAAACTGACTTTTTCTTTTTTATAGTAATCTAAAGCACTTGCGGCATCGGCTGCATGAAATACTTCTAATCCTTTTTTTGTCAAAAAACGCTTTAACAAAAAGCCAATATCCATGTCATCATCAACTACTAAAATTTTCTCTGCTTTGCTCATATTACATTTCTAAACACTAAATATACGAATTTCTCTAAATACCACATTTGTCAGGCATTTAGAATTCTTTCAACTAAAATTTTACAAGCAACTACATTTTCGTTTTAAAAACCTTCAGCTTAAAAAAGAAATCAGCTGTTAACCGCATAATAGTTAATTAAACCATTTTCTTGCCAAAAATAGTGCATATTATGCATGTAAAAGAATTATAGTTATTATTTCAAATCATTTTTCTCTTGTTCAACCTTTTTAATAGAAACCGCTTTTGAAGATGGTCTAATGTTGCGGCCACATTTTATGGAGTAGACCTGAGTAAACTCTGCCCCAAAGTATAAGATGGTTGCGGAATAATATACCCATACGAGAATGACTATGAGGGATCCGGCTGCTCCATAAACGCTCATCAGGTCACCTGTAGCCAGATAATATCCGATACCTGCATTTCCCAGCATAAATAAAACAGCCGTAACAATTGCGCCTACCATAGCATCTTTCCAGTGAACGATGGCATCCGGTAAAACCTTAAAAATGATAAAAAAGATAAAGCTGATGATTGAAAAAGTAAAGAGCAAATTACTAAGTTGAACGATAGGTACTGCAAGTTCAGGGAATAATGAGCTCAATTCGTTTTGAAAAATATTGATTATTGCATTTATAAATAATGACACTAACAGGATAAAGCTCATCGTAATTAGCAAAGAAAAAGATAATAAGCGATCTATTAAGGCTTTAAGGATTCCGTATTTTGGAGTTGCTCTTATAGACCAAATTTGGTTAATACTTTCCTGAATCTGAACAAAAGCACGGGTAGCTCCAAAAAGTAAAAAGCCTAAGCCCAGAAAGAAAGAAAACGTTTTTTCATCGCTCAGAGAAATATTATCAATTAAATTTTCGATTTGAACGGCAGCTTCTTCTCCCAACATTTCCTTTATATGGACGAACATCTCAGTCTGTATAGACCTATCTTCATAAAAAAAGCCCACTAAAGAAATCACAATTATCATCACCGGACCTATCGAAAAAATAGTATAATATGCCAGTGCAGCAGAGAAGTTAAAAACTCTATCCTGAATAAATTGCTCTATGCTTTCTCTTATCAGCCGGTAAATCCAGATGATAGTTTCAATAAATCTCATACACTTTTACATTCAAGCACTTGCAGGTTTTAAAATATTAGCGACCTGTACCTCGCTAAATGGTTTACCCATAAAACTATCCGCTCCTTTTAGCTGAGCAGTATTTCTTTCTTCGTCAGAATCATAAGCACTTATGAGAATTATTTTAGAATCGGGCTGATGATTTTTTATCAGAGTAATAAAATTCATACCATAGCCATCCGGTAAATTTAAATCAAGAAAAATGAAATCATACTTTTTTTCCTTTATTTTCTTGATGCCATTCGTCAGGTTATTCTCAAAATCAACTTCCCAACCCTTTTTTTGAATAATTTTACTTAACAAAAAACAAATATCCAATTCATCATCGATTATTAAGACATTTCCCATTTTATATATATTAATTCCTGATTTTAACTAAGAGGTACACCATAAGCTATAGTTTCAAAAACCGTTCCATGTTCAATAGATTTTCAAAATACTGATTAAAAAATCTGAAGATAATTAAAATACTGACTTCAATCTCACAGAGAGAAAAATATCTGTTTACCAATAAGAAATTAGCAGTAAATGAATGATGTTTTATTTTTTTGGGTAAATTTAGGGCAAAATTTAACCTTTTGACAAACTCAAATAACAAAGGACTTTTTGGCAAACTACTAGCCTATGTAGAGAAGTCCGGAAATGCATTGCCACAGCCGGTGACCCTTTTCTTCATATTCATACTAATTGTATTAGCAGCCTCATTTATTGCCGGTATAAGCGGATTTTCGGCTGTTCATCCGGCCACCGGGGAAAAAATTTCGGCTGTAAACCTGCTGAGTAAAGACGGTATTCAGCGGATTTTAACAGATATGATAGATGTATTTGTAGAATTTCCACCTTTAGGTCTGGTTTTAGTTGTAATGTTGGGAATTGGAGTAGCTGATTACAGTGGTTTAATTAGGGCAATGCTGAAAGCCTTTGTCAGCGGAGTTCCAAAACAGCTAATAACTGTTTCGCTTGTATTGGCAGGTATGATGTCAAGCTTAGCAGCAGATGCCGGATATGTAGTTTTAATTCCTTTGGGTGCTGTAATTTTTTACGGTATAGGCCGGCACCCCATAGCCGGATTGGCGGCAGCATTTGCGGGAGTTTCCGGAGGTTTCAGCGCAAATCTAGTATTAACCTCTTTGGACCCCTTGCTCGCCGGGTTTACTCAGAGTGCTGCTCAGTTAGAAAACATAGATTATATCGTTGACCCTACCGCTAACTGGTATCTGATGGCTGCAATGGTACCTGTATTTGCTTTAGCGGGAACTTTAGTTACTGAAAAAATAGTCATCAAACATCTGGGTGAATATGACCGTTCGCAGGCAGATGTCGATGAAAATGATTCTAAACCCTTAGTCAGGAGAGAAAAAATAGGTTTGATAGGAGCTTTTGCAAGTACCATCGTATTGCTGGGACTCTTTGCCTGGATGACGATACCTGAGAATGGCATTTTGCGGGATATTAATAATGAGAATACTTTCAGGCCCTTTTTTGATGCTATAGTCGTGTTGATGCTTATTTTATTCTTTGTACCCGGGCTGGTTTACGGATTAATCGTAAAAAGCATTAAGGGTGAAAAAGATGTGTCGGACATGATGACAAAATCAATGGAAGGAATGGGTGCCTATATAGTATTGGCATTTGTTGCAGCTCAGTTTGTAGCCTATTTTAACTGGTCAAATCTGGGCATAATAGTGGCTATTAAAGGAGCGGGATTTTTGCAATCAATCGACTTTACCGGTATCCCCTTGATGCTGAGTTTTATCATTATTGCCAGTATAATCAATATTTTTATAGGAAGTGCTTCAGCAAAATGGGCGATTATGGCGCCTGTATTTGTACCTATGTTTATGTTGATGGGCTATTCTCCGGAGCTGACACAGGCCGCTTACCGGATGGGAGACTCTTACAGTAACATACTCACTCCGCTTCTACCCTATTTCCCGCTAATCATTATCTTTGCACAGAAGTATGATAAAAATATAGGTATAGGTACTATTATATCCACTATGATTCCGTATTCCATAGCTTTTGCTATATCTTCTATGATAATGCTGATGATATGGATGTATTTTGAAATACCACTTGGTCCCGGAGCGCCACTATATTATATACCGTAAACAGATTAAAAAAATGCCGCATTATGTCCCGTCAATTTACTCAAACTGAATTAGAGCCTGAAATTTTCTTTAAAACCTCAAGAAGCAGTGGTAAAGGCGGCCAGCATGTAAATAAAACGGAGAGTAGTGTTCAGTTATATTTTGATATAGATAATTCTGAACTTCTAAGTGACGAGGAGAAGGCTTTAATCAGAAAGAAAGAAAAAAACAGGATTGACCGGAACGGAGTCCTAAGTCTGCATGTACAGGAAAGACGTTCTCAGTATATGAACAAGAAAAGAGCTATTCACCTTTTGGCGGAATTACTGAAAAGAGCATTGAAAAAAGAAAAGAAAAGAATCCCAACTAAGCCGGGAA includes:
- a CDS encoding response regulator encodes the protein MGNVLIIDDELDICFLLSKIIQKKGWEVDFENNLTNGIKKIKEKKYDFIFLDLNLPDGYGMNFITLIKNHQPDSKIILISAYDSDEERNTAQLKGADSFMGKPFSEVQVANILKPASA
- a CDS encoding YihY/virulence factor BrkB family protein; the protein is MRFIETIIWIYRLIRESIEQFIQDRVFNFSAALAYYTIFSIGPVMIIVISLVGFFYEDRSIQTEMFVHIKEMLGEEAAVQIENLIDNISLSDEKTFSFFLGLGFLLFGATRAFVQIQESINQIWSIRATPKYGILKALIDRLLSFSLLITMSFILLVSLFINAIINIFQNELSSLFPELAVPIVQLSNLLFTFSIISFIFFIIFKVLPDAIVHWKDAMVGAIVTAVLFMLGNAGIGYYLATGDLMSVYGAAGSLIVILVWVYYSATILYFGAEFTQVYSIKCGRNIRPSSKAVSIKKVEQEKNDLK
- a CDS encoding PAS domain-containing protein, producing MKSRFLERLFIGKNNTTLILIVVTLFLTFLPSLINLFGIDLGRILIPFSPDIDRSVTFSEYTTLYDEYLSGRYIHLILVTIAITIAFLSVVLSFVDFGIQKDVSTPIMGVALFCAGCLDVIHLLVAGGWIQFAVGQEAQLITFTWFFSRMFHAFIITFGVSIFLIRISPSKNKEIEGLTRKSYVSYISIIFVLLATMTILFVFVNRIIPTQLFPGRFIPQPFELIPMGLYIIGLVFIFPIFIKKFPSTFSNMLFLSLIPAIFAQIHMAFGSHIIYDNHFFIAHYLKNLSYLIPFMGLALNYLQTHKNELRIIDELNNEAIEKEQTRKLLRGVLDSSSSGIIAFRRSSKNEDDNYKLVLANETALQILALDEKIVMGMDFRDLMLSMNLEKLHKQLSRVWISVDYEELEYEYSGIWLTVNAVKKYNEIVITFTDITKRKIAEQALLENKQKLEGVFNQSFQLMGIINLDGIIVELNQTGLDYFNLSYNEIHDKSLWNLPCWTGEALNANKIQKAVHTALKGEVVRMEIPVIDRDGLERVLDFSIKPVTDEKQEIVLLILEARDITDLKLALDNIEKSESRYRVLAGTLPDLAVLMFNKDFIYKLMEGQALSRIFNKNEVIPINKPVKEAFDPYPIEEWFDYHRQTLDGNSFQIEILLKDYFYKVYFIPLRNKEGEVYSGLIVFYDITVIKKYQTELEYSIEELNRSNQELEQFAYVASHDLQEPLRKIRTFGERLSDKYSNSLDGGAKEYIDRMQNASSRMQVLIDDLLSFSRISRTKPEWEKVDLNVVMQDIISDLELNVEKSEAKVYVAKMPTLEGSISQFRQLFQNLISNAVKFRKDEEPPVIKIGASLLQPDDKVKLKDHVIQITNNNYWHFTVSDNGIGFEMDYAEKIFTIFQRLHGRSQFEGTGIGLSVCKKIVEHHRGIIFAESKPGKGSVFHLILPEFQEGKGFKIT
- a CDS encoding aminoacyl-tRNA hydrolase, whose amino-acid sequence is MSRQFTQTELEPEIFFKTSRSSGKGGQHVNKTESSVQLYFDIDNSELLSDEEKALIRKKEKNRIDRNGVLSLHVQERRSQYMNKKRAIHLLAELLKRALKKEKKRIPTKPGKKSREKRLKIKTLHAEKKKLRKKFRRDRSQND
- a CDS encoding AbgT family transporter, giving the protein MTNSNNKGLFGKLLAYVEKSGNALPQPVTLFFIFILIVLAASFIAGISGFSAVHPATGEKISAVNLLSKDGIQRILTDMIDVFVEFPPLGLVLVVMLGIGVADYSGLIRAMLKAFVSGVPKQLITVSLVLAGMMSSLAADAGYVVLIPLGAVIFYGIGRHPIAGLAAAFAGVSGGFSANLVLTSLDPLLAGFTQSAAQLENIDYIVDPTANWYLMAAMVPVFALAGTLVTEKIVIKHLGEYDRSQADVDENDSKPLVRREKIGLIGAFASTIVLLGLFAWMTIPENGILRDINNENTFRPFFDAIVVLMLILFFVPGLVYGLIVKSIKGEKDVSDMMTKSMEGMGAYIVLAFVAAQFVAYFNWSNLGIIVAIKGAGFLQSIDFTGIPLMLSFIIIASIINIFIGSASAKWAIMAPVFVPMFMLMGYSPELTQAAYRMGDSYSNILTPLLPYFPLIIIFAQKYDKNIGIGTIISTMIPYSIAFAISSMIMLMIWMYFEIPLGPGAPLYYIP
- a CDS encoding sigma-54-dependent Fis family transcriptional regulator, which translates into the protein MSKAEKILVVDDDMDIGFLLKRFLTKKGLEVFHAADAASALDYYKKEKVSFVLLDFRLGDVNGAELLKKFKDLKPEVPVVIITGYSDIKTAVSVVKLGAMDYITKPLLPEEIWAIVQKGLNQNKVVIEKTLKKKKITQNGRDKFLRGKGKLSRELYKQVELVAPTDYSVILNGESGTGKEVLAKNIHNLSKRKDAPFIAMDCGAISKDLAGSELFGHEKGSFTGAMKAKTGHFELANGGTLFLDEIANLSYEVQMSLLRVVQERKVKPIGSNKEIDVDIRIIVATNEDLMKAVTKGEFREDLYYRFNEFSIAIPPLRHRTEDIMDFAHFFLEQVNAELDKNITGFEKDVVKAFMDYKWPGNLRELRNIIKRAALLSEGNKVQAKTLPNEISNASRFAFEEETILDQQDGNPDMKLKRAARDAEYHTIIGVLKKVDYNKSKAAKMLNIDRKTLYNKLKKFED